A portion of the Stigmatella aurantiaca DW4/3-1 genome contains these proteins:
- a CDS encoding 6-phospho-beta-glucosidase has protein sequence MSGAQTSLFIMGGSSFYTLLLVESLHRAGVTSGLRRITLFGRDEPRLQAVARMCGELIRPLALHTDFTTDFETCLEGEYGLVFNQLRFGGMAARDLDEKIALAQGLVADETLGMVGVSNAIRTLTGLTPFLETLRGKQGPYTLVNFTNPCSIVTQYMLERFGLPVVGICDYPEVLRSAYAALLQQPRENLSIQYFGVNHFGFVHDVLLSGKSIFTELKERLDECSLAPSYHRAFESIVIPAWDLIFNRNALWEGQRQKPNRASFLYALEQELAEKVRRTPLEALSPGPFLERLAARRCDWYDLIVTPVLSNLLHLARTPLILNLGIQDPFALGCRTCVIETNAVMGAEGHVALPPSGKVARSPEFTLVRQMKQAEVELLEAVLERSPQRVLRACLLNPMIQDHRAVQSYFSALSEVDPLIAGLMKAPAAPASKPLHPLQ, from the coding sequence GTGAGCGGCGCACAGACCAGCCTGTTCATCATGGGAGGCAGCAGCTTCTACACGCTGCTGCTGGTGGAGTCGCTGCACCGCGCGGGAGTAACGTCAGGGCTTCGCCGCATCACCCTCTTCGGCAGGGATGAGCCGCGGCTCCAGGCCGTGGCGCGGATGTGCGGTGAGCTGATCCGCCCCCTGGCGCTTCACACGGACTTCACCACGGATTTCGAGACGTGCCTGGAGGGGGAATATGGGCTCGTGTTCAACCAGCTCCGGTTCGGAGGGATGGCCGCACGGGATCTGGACGAGAAGATCGCCCTCGCCCAGGGGCTGGTGGCCGACGAGACCCTGGGCATGGTGGGCGTCAGCAACGCCATCCGGACCCTCACGGGGCTGACCCCTTTTCTGGAGACGCTGCGAGGCAAGCAGGGGCCTTACACCCTGGTGAACTTCACAAACCCTTGCAGCATCGTGACCCAGTACATGCTGGAGCGGTTTGGGCTGCCCGTGGTGGGCATCTGTGATTATCCCGAGGTCCTGCGTTCCGCATATGCCGCGCTGCTCCAGCAGCCTCGCGAGAACCTGAGCATTCAATACTTTGGCGTCAACCATTTTGGCTTCGTCCATGACGTGCTGTTGTCGGGGAAGAGCATCTTCACCGAGCTCAAGGAGCGCCTCGACGAATGTTCCCTGGCGCCGTCGTATCACCGCGCCTTCGAGTCGATCGTCATTCCCGCCTGGGACCTGATCTTCAACCGCAACGCGCTCTGGGAGGGACAGCGGCAGAAACCCAACCGCGCCTCGTTCTTGTATGCGCTGGAGCAGGAGTTGGCCGAGAAGGTGCGCCGGACTCCCCTGGAGGCGCTGTCTCCGGGGCCCTTCCTGGAACGTCTGGCCGCGCGACGATGCGATTGGTACGATCTCATCGTCACCCCTGTGCTCTCCAATTTGCTCCACCTTGCCCGCACCCCGTTGATCCTCAACCTGGGGATCCAGGATCCGTTCGCCTTGGGCTGCCGGACGTGCGTCATCGAGACGAACGCCGTCATGGGTGCGGAGGGCCATGTGGCGCTTCCTCCCTCCGGGAAGGTGGCCCGCTCTCCCGAGTTCACGCTGGTCAGGCAGATGAAGCAGGCGGAGGTGGAGTTGCTGGAGGCCGTTCTGGAGCGTTCGCCCCAGCGCGTGCTCCGTGCCTGTTTGCTGAACCCGATGATTCAGGACCACCGCGCGGTCCAGTCTTACTTCTCCGCCCTGTCCGAGGTGGACCCGCTCATCGCCGGGCTGATGAAGGCACCGGCGGCGCCCGCTTCGAAACCCCTACACCCGTTGCAGTAA
- a CDS encoding phytanoyl-CoA dioxygenase family protein, with product MESPSVDNTRWLFDKSRFQAQGFIHLPSFVHGADLESLQAEVLALISSKALMVPREGSEHFFKKYQSTSYCYVDRHEHVPTLAALINHPRLRHIVRELLPEEGLFHASLVQYHKAGEGQAIPWHQDIDPEVVGAGQMFNFLLYPFDTSLESGALFVVPGSHGNKRLPAGEPHGDLPGQMHLCPRAGDMVITDCTLFHKVNHNTSGRDRMSINMRFRNGALDRKQTSVGIYRNGRVNYGG from the coding sequence ATGGAGAGCCCATCGGTGGACAACACACGCTGGCTGTTCGACAAGTCCCGTTTCCAGGCGCAGGGGTTCATTCACCTCCCCTCCTTCGTCCATGGCGCGGACCTGGAGTCCCTGCAGGCCGAGGTGCTGGCGCTCATCTCCAGCAAGGCGCTGATGGTGCCCCGCGAGGGCTCCGAGCACTTCTTCAAGAAGTACCAGTCGACCAGCTACTGCTACGTGGACCGGCACGAGCACGTTCCCACCCTCGCCGCGTTGATCAACCACCCCCGCCTGCGCCACATCGTGCGCGAGCTGCTCCCGGAGGAAGGGCTCTTTCATGCCTCCTTGGTGCAGTACCACAAGGCCGGCGAGGGGCAGGCCATCCCCTGGCATCAGGACATCGACCCAGAGGTCGTCGGCGCGGGGCAGATGTTCAACTTTCTTCTCTACCCGTTCGACACCTCGCTCGAGTCGGGCGCGCTGTTCGTGGTGCCCGGCAGCCATGGGAACAAGCGTCTTCCGGCCGGTGAGCCCCACGGCGATCTGCCAGGCCAGATGCACCTGTGCCCCCGGGCGGGTGACATGGTCATCACGGATTGCACCCTGTTCCATAAGGTCAACCACAACACCTCGGGCCGGGATCGCATGTCGATCAACATGCGCTTCCGCAACGGAGCGTTGGATCGGAAGCAGACCTCCGTGGGCATCTATCGCAATGGGCGAGTGAACTACGGGGGCTGA
- a CDS encoding sedoheptulose 7-phosphate cyclase: MAHIKVVGGGTSVRGSTLQVSAQADFGYGVHNEEGLFDPGQPLLLELCRDARMLVCISPSVDRLHGERIRQYFRTHFAPEQYRFLVLSTSESNKSIENVLRICEAAKAFWLDRHGLLVAIGGGIVLDMVGFAASIYRRGIRYIKVPTTLVGQVDVAVGVKTGVNLSGSKNLIGTYYPAYATLNDRGFLSTLPAREMRCGLAEIIKMGLVCDPEIFTALEAHFLPPVSRHLEHPLPQEAVLGAMVRMIEELQPNLFELNLERLVDFGHTFSMSLETVSGYAHAHGEAVAMDMALSACLSNELGILGEAEFERILALLEVVGLPVFDEALCSVDAMWQALMEVNVHRGHRINLVIPARIGEGMFLHRLEDVPRDALARAIRRMSVLSQRHAVAALGSAGEPLERASGA; encoded by the coding sequence ATGGCGCATATCAAGGTGGTGGGTGGCGGTACGAGCGTACGGGGCAGCACGTTGCAGGTCTCCGCGCAAGCGGACTTCGGCTATGGCGTGCACAACGAGGAGGGGCTCTTCGACCCGGGCCAACCCCTCCTGCTCGAGCTCTGCCGCGACGCGCGCATGCTGGTGTGCATCAGCCCTTCCGTGGATCGCCTGCACGGGGAGCGGATCCGCCAGTATTTTCGCACCCACTTCGCGCCGGAGCAGTACCGTTTTCTGGTGCTGAGCACCTCCGAGTCGAACAAGTCGATCGAGAACGTGCTTCGCATCTGCGAGGCCGCCAAGGCCTTCTGGCTGGACCGCCACGGGCTCCTGGTCGCCATCGGCGGGGGCATCGTCCTGGACATGGTGGGCTTTGCCGCGTCCATCTACCGGCGTGGCATCCGGTACATCAAGGTGCCGACCACCCTGGTGGGCCAAGTGGACGTCGCCGTGGGCGTCAAGACAGGGGTGAACCTGTCGGGCTCGAAGAACCTGATTGGCACGTACTACCCTGCCTACGCGACGCTCAATGACAGGGGGTTCCTGTCCACCTTGCCAGCCCGGGAGATGCGGTGCGGGCTGGCGGAGATCATCAAGATGGGGCTCGTGTGCGACCCAGAGATCTTCACCGCCCTGGAAGCGCACTTCCTGCCGCCGGTCAGCAGGCACCTGGAGCACCCCCTGCCTCAGGAGGCGGTGCTGGGGGCCATGGTCCGGATGATCGAAGAGCTGCAGCCCAACCTGTTCGAGTTGAACCTCGAGCGGCTGGTGGACTTCGGGCACACGTTCAGCATGAGCCTGGAGACGGTCAGTGGGTATGCCCATGCCCACGGCGAGGCCGTGGCCATGGACATGGCGCTGTCGGCCTGCCTCAGCAACGAGCTGGGCATCCTCGGTGAGGCCGAGTTCGAGCGCATCCTTGCGTTGCTGGAGGTGGTCGGGTTGCCGGTGTTCGACGAGGCCCTCTGTTCGGTCGATGCCATGTGGCAGGCGCTGATGGAGGTGAACGTGCACCGGGGCCACCGCATCAACCTGGTGATTCCGGCCCGGATCGGCGAGGGGATGTTCCTGCACAGGTTGGAGGACGTGCCCCGGGACGCGCTGGCGCGGGCCATCCGGCGCATGTCCGTGCTGTCCCAGCGGCACGCCGTGGCGGCGCTCGGCTCCGCGGGGGAACCCTTGGAGCGCGCTTCGGGCGCGTAG
- the rpmB gene encoding 50S ribosomal protein L28: MSKVCQVTGKRPLVGNNVSHSNNKTKRRSLPNLQWKRFWVEKENRFVRLRVSAHGIRIINKQGIERVLSAIRERGEKV, encoded by the coding sequence ATGTCGAAGGTCTGTCAGGTCACCGGCAAGCGGCCGCTTGTCGGAAACAACGTGTCGCACTCCAACAACAAGACCAAGCGCCGCTCGTTGCCCAATCTGCAATGGAAGCGCTTCTGGGTGGAGAAGGAGAACCGCTTTGTGCGGCTCCGGGTGAGTGCTCACGGTATCCGAATCATCAACAAGCAAGGAATCGAGCGCGTCCTGAGCGCGATTCGCGAGCGCGGCGAGAAGGTCTGA
- the rpsN gene encoding 30S ribosomal protein S14, with amino-acid sequence MAKKSKVAKNEQRKQLAARYAARREALKETIRTAASLEERMAAQSALAKLPRDSNRNRIVNRCALTGRPRGFLRRFGLSRIAFREKALSGEIAGVIKSSW; translated from the coding sequence GTGGCGAAGAAGAGCAAGGTGGCGAAGAACGAGCAGCGCAAGCAGTTGGCCGCGCGGTACGCAGCGCGGCGCGAGGCCCTGAAAGAGACCATCCGCACGGCTGCGTCCTTGGAAGAGCGCATGGCGGCGCAAAGCGCGCTGGCGAAGTTGCCGCGCGATTCCAATCGCAACCGGATCGTCAACCGGTGCGCGCTCACCGGCCGTCCCCGGGGTTTCCTGCGCCGCTTCGGTCTGTCCCGGATTGCGTTCCGGGAGAAGGCGCTGTCCGGGGAGATTGCCGGCGTCATCAAGTCGAGTTGGTGA
- the rpsR gene encoding 30S ribosomal protein S18, with protein MGRRKPNPLGNVRTLDFKDVQLLKYFVTERGRLIPRRLTGVTAQQQRQIAKAVKRARLLGLLPFLQHGG; from the coding sequence GTGGGCCGCCGGAAACCCAATCCACTGGGCAATGTGCGGACCTTGGATTTCAAGGACGTTCAGCTCTTGAAGTACTTCGTCACCGAGCGAGGCCGCCTCATTCCGCGCCGTCTCACGGGAGTGACAGCCCAGCAACAGCGGCAGATCGCCAAGGCCGTGAAACGGGCCCGGCTGCTGGGACTGCTGCCCTTTCTCCAGCACGGCGGCTAA
- a CDS encoding isopenicillin N synthase family dioxygenase, giving the protein MSTAFAADGFDRLPVIDVRALTDPSSSTAARKSVAERMGAACRESGFFYAVGHGVDAGLQSHLERLSRRFFALPAEEKMAIRMALGGRAWRGYFPVGGELTSGRPDRKEGLYLGAELGPDHPLVRAGTPLHGANLFPSEPPGLRDAVLEYMAALTQLGHALMSGIALSLGLAEDYFAARYTADPLVLFRIFNYPPGEDTAEDGQPIWGVGEHTDYGVLTLLKQDDAGGLQVKSRQGGQVCWIEAPPVPDSFVCNIGDMLDRMTRGVYRSTPHRVRNRAGRDRLSLPFFFDPGWTAAIHPIDAPALEGATADDASERWDKQNVHAFQGTYGDYLLGKVGKVFPDLKSEVL; this is encoded by the coding sequence ATGAGCACCGCCTTCGCCGCAGATGGGTTCGACCGTCTTCCCGTGATTGATGTCCGTGCCCTCACGGACCCTTCGTCGAGCACCGCCGCCCGGAAATCCGTCGCCGAGCGGATGGGCGCGGCCTGCCGGGAGAGCGGCTTCTTCTATGCCGTCGGCCATGGCGTTGACGCGGGACTTCAATCCCACCTGGAGCGCTTGAGCCGCCGCTTCTTCGCGCTCCCGGCCGAGGAGAAGATGGCCATCCGCATGGCCCTCGGTGGCCGTGCCTGGCGCGGGTACTTCCCCGTCGGGGGTGAGCTGACCTCCGGCCGTCCAGACCGCAAGGAAGGCCTCTACCTCGGCGCGGAACTGGGCCCTGACCACCCGCTCGTCCGGGCTGGAACGCCCCTCCACGGCGCCAATCTGTTCCCCAGCGAGCCTCCTGGACTGCGCGACGCGGTCCTGGAGTACATGGCCGCGCTCACCCAACTGGGCCATGCCCTCATGTCGGGCATCGCGCTCAGCCTGGGCCTGGCCGAGGACTACTTCGCCGCGCGCTACACCGCCGACCCCCTCGTCCTCTTCCGCATCTTCAATTATCCCCCTGGAGAGGACACCGCCGAGGATGGCCAGCCCATCTGGGGCGTGGGCGAGCACACGGACTACGGCGTCCTCACCCTCCTCAAGCAGGACGACGCGGGAGGACTCCAGGTCAAATCCCGCCAAGGCGGGCAGGTATGCTGGATCGAAGCACCGCCCGTGCCGGACTCGTTCGTGTGCAACATCGGGGACATGCTCGACCGCATGACCCGGGGCGTCTACCGCTCGACGCCGCACCGGGTGCGGAACCGGGCCGGGCGCGATCGCCTGTCCTTGCCGTTCTTCTTCGACCCGGGATGGACGGCGGCGATCCATCCCATCGACGCACCGGCCCTCGAAGGCGCCACGGCGGATGACGCTTCCGAGCGCTGGGACAAACAGAACGTCCATGCCTTCCAGGGGACCTATGGCGACTACCTGCTCGGCAAGGTGGGCAAGGTCTTCCCGGACTTGAAGTCCGAAGTACTGTGA
- a CDS encoding SDR family NAD(P)-dependent oxidoreductase yields the protein MHTLQGWTALVTGASSGIGEACAIALSQAGARLVLVGRREERLQALASKLAAPSHILLLDVRSRSDVEAAVASLPPEFASVDILVNNAGLALGTSLAHEASLDDWETVIDTNCKGVVYLTHALLPGMVQRNRGHIVNLGSVAATYPYPGGNIYGATKAFLHQFSQNLKADLVGSRVRVTDVQPGMVETEFTLVRLKGDAQRASKHYEGMEALKAADIADIVLWCATRPAHVNINVVEVMPADQAFGTFAIKRH from the coding sequence ATGCACACCCTTCAAGGATGGACAGCCCTCGTCACGGGGGCCAGCTCAGGAATCGGCGAGGCCTGCGCCATCGCCCTGTCTCAGGCAGGCGCGCGCCTCGTCCTGGTAGGCCGGAGAGAAGAGCGTCTCCAGGCACTGGCATCGAAGCTCGCGGCCCCTTCCCACATCCTTCTGCTGGATGTGCGCTCCCGGAGCGATGTCGAGGCCGCCGTGGCCTCCTTGCCCCCGGAGTTCGCCAGCGTGGACATCCTCGTCAACAACGCCGGGCTCGCGCTGGGCACCTCGCTCGCGCACGAGGCCTCCCTCGATGATTGGGAGACGGTGATCGACACCAACTGCAAGGGGGTCGTCTACCTCACCCACGCCCTCCTGCCCGGCATGGTCCAGCGCAACCGCGGACACATCGTGAACCTGGGCTCGGTGGCCGCCACCTACCCCTATCCAGGCGGCAACATCTATGGCGCGACCAAGGCCTTCCTGCACCAGTTCTCGCAGAACCTGAAGGCGGACCTCGTGGGCTCGCGCGTGCGCGTGACCGACGTGCAACCGGGCATGGTCGAAACGGAGTTCACCCTTGTGCGCCTCAAGGGGGACGCCCAGCGCGCGAGCAAGCACTACGAGGGGATGGAGGCGCTCAAGGCGGCCGATATCGCGGACATCGTCCTCTGGTGTGCCACACGGCCCGCCCACGTGAACATCAACGTGGTCGAGGTCATGCCGGCGGATCAGGCCTTCGGCACTTTTGCCATCAAGCGCCACTGA
- a CDS encoding bestrophin family protein: protein MIVGRMLSWRIVIRYTGRPVVLHVLFALCIAAAYELLDASWLAVPALPVSVLAAALGILLAFRNNSAYDRWWEARTLWGGLVNTSRSFARQVLTFLPAPLNRTADGVSEVSPATPRLMRTAGEPSSPARASLWSGASDGAVRDSLGKAREAFPPMPLPTRLVSLDTKHEEQKNSRGVITGLFEGITEEARELVYAQIGFVNALRCHLRRQDPFPEIAPFFRPSVIEALRGEHNVPAAILLWVSTRLRLIFGQVHEEEKVFLLVALNNTLNELTNILGACERIKNTPLPRQYDILPRAMVRAYLVMLPLGVVSDLGWLTPFVTAIIAFLFIAMDAVGHDVENPFENSVSDTPMTALSRTIEINLRQALGETELPPPVQPVNGLLY from the coding sequence ATGATCGTGGGCCGGATGCTGTCCTGGCGTATCGTCATCCGGTACACGGGACGGCCTGTTGTCTTGCACGTGCTGTTCGCCCTGTGCATCGCCGCGGCGTATGAGCTGCTCGATGCGTCCTGGCTGGCGGTTCCCGCGCTTCCCGTCTCCGTGCTTGCCGCGGCCTTGGGCATCCTTCTGGCCTTTCGCAACAACTCCGCCTACGACCGGTGGTGGGAGGCCCGTACCCTGTGGGGAGGTTTGGTGAACACCTCGCGGTCCTTTGCCCGCCAGGTGCTCACCTTTCTGCCCGCTCCCTTGAACCGGACCGCCGACGGCGTGTCAGAGGTGTCCCCGGCCACTCCGAGGCTGATGCGGACGGCGGGAGAGCCCTCTTCTCCCGCGCGGGCCTCCCTCTGGTCTGGCGCCAGCGATGGTGCCGTGAGAGATTCGCTCGGCAAGGCGCGTGAGGCGTTTCCTCCGATGCCGCTGCCGACGCGCCTCGTTTCCCTGGACACGAAGCATGAGGAGCAAAAGAACTCCCGCGGCGTCATCACCGGGCTGTTCGAGGGCATCACGGAGGAGGCGCGCGAGTTGGTGTATGCGCAGATCGGCTTCGTGAACGCGCTGCGCTGCCACCTGCGGCGCCAGGATCCGTTCCCAGAGATTGCGCCGTTCTTCAGGCCGTCCGTCATCGAGGCGCTGCGGGGTGAGCACAACGTGCCAGCGGCCATCCTTCTCTGGGTGTCGACGCGGCTTCGCCTCATCTTCGGCCAGGTTCATGAAGAAGAGAAGGTGTTCCTGCTGGTGGCGCTGAACAACACCCTCAATGAGTTGACGAACATTCTGGGGGCGTGTGAGCGCATCAAGAACACGCCCTTGCCGCGCCAGTACGACATCCTGCCCCGGGCCATGGTGCGTGCCTACCTGGTGATGTTGCCGCTCGGGGTGGTGAGTGACCTGGGGTGGCTCACCCCGTTTGTCACGGCGATCATCGCGTTCTTGTTCATCGCGATGGACGCGGTGGGGCACGATGTCGAGAACCCGTTCGAGAACAGCGTCAGCGACACGCCCATGACCGCGCTCTCCCGCACCATCGAGATCAACCTGCGTCAGGCGCTGGGTGAGACGGAGTTGCCCCCTCCGGTGCAGCCCGTGAATGGGTTGCTCTACTGA
- a CDS encoding BamA/TamA family outer membrane protein produces the protein MRRYGILLWCGWASLASAQEAPPPSEEAFSPDLNLPVQTTPTSEQVVGEVVVLGVEKTRPETVQAYSRLDAGDALPPEELTRVERRLVATGLFQEVRVSTQPMADGQVRVLLEVKDKASWVIAPTFSVSNSNIGGGALYAESNLWGRSKKFVAGAQVSTAETGLFVGYLDPNLFGFPPLRLSLEGQLRSDRVEEYRLDASQDVPEVLRRTRLNSASVTGELAAMIAERVRVAAKYRLMLIDARPPSDDTTVREPAFEPGSTQRDTSLRLMVGLDTRQNLHAVMEGLNIEGAWEMSSPSVWSDFRYQRVGVLYRHGIRFFQEHNLVLRAEAITGNDLPFHQELVAGGGSLRGFLYRQFRGDTRLSFTAEYHFPLFTVRSLSFRGVGFSDSGLLMWRSLPEDRKLRDATGRVVRGYLPEAKSGLDDATVAQGVGAGLRLYLRSVVLPLLGVDVAYGVNSGEFRFYLVAGVGPS, from the coding sequence ATGAGGCGATACGGAATACTGCTGTGGTGCGGGTGGGCGTCCCTGGCCAGCGCCCAGGAAGCCCCTCCCCCCTCCGAGGAAGCCTTCTCACCGGACCTGAACCTCCCCGTTCAAACGACACCTACCTCTGAGCAGGTGGTGGGAGAGGTGGTCGTCCTGGGGGTGGAGAAGACGCGCCCCGAGACGGTGCAGGCCTACTCCCGGCTGGATGCGGGCGATGCCCTGCCCCCCGAGGAGCTCACCCGGGTGGAGCGGCGGCTGGTCGCCACCGGCCTCTTCCAGGAAGTCCGCGTCAGCACGCAGCCCATGGCGGACGGACAGGTGCGGGTGCTGCTCGAGGTCAAGGACAAGGCATCCTGGGTCATCGCCCCCACCTTCTCGGTGTCCAACTCGAACATCGGCGGCGGCGCGCTGTACGCGGAGAGCAACCTGTGGGGCCGCAGCAAGAAATTCGTGGCGGGCGCGCAGGTGAGCACGGCGGAGACGGGACTGTTCGTGGGGTACCTGGACCCGAACCTCTTCGGGTTCCCCCCGCTCCGGCTGAGCCTGGAGGGACAGCTTCGCAGTGACCGGGTGGAGGAGTACCGCCTGGACGCGAGCCAGGACGTCCCGGAAGTGCTGCGCCGGACCCGGCTCAACTCCGCCTCGGTCACGGGGGAGCTGGCGGCGATGATCGCCGAGCGGGTGCGCGTGGCGGCCAAGTACCGGCTGATGCTCATCGATGCCCGGCCCCCATCCGATGACACGACGGTGCGCGAACCCGCCTTCGAGCCGGGCTCGACGCAGCGGGACACCTCGCTGCGCCTGATGGTGGGGCTCGACACGCGGCAGAACCTCCACGCCGTCATGGAGGGCCTCAACATCGAAGGGGCCTGGGAGATGTCCTCGCCCAGCGTGTGGAGCGACTTCCGCTACCAGCGCGTCGGGGTGCTCTACCGGCATGGCATCCGCTTCTTCCAGGAGCACAACCTGGTGCTGCGGGCCGAGGCCATCACGGGCAACGACTTGCCCTTCCACCAGGAGCTGGTGGCGGGAGGCGGCTCCCTGCGTGGCTTCCTGTACCGGCAGTTCCGGGGGGACACGCGCCTGTCCTTCACGGCCGAGTACCACTTTCCCCTGTTCACCGTCCGGTCCCTGTCCTTCCGGGGCGTCGGCTTCTCGGACTCAGGGCTGCTGATGTGGCGCTCGCTGCCGGAGGACCGGAAGCTGCGCGACGCCACGGGCCGGGTGGTGCGGGGTTACCTGCCGGAGGCCAAGAGCGGGCTGGACGACGCCACCGTGGCACAGGGCGTGGGCGCGGGGCTGCGACTGTACCTGCGCAGCGTCGTCCTGCCGCTGCTGGGCGTGGACGTGGCCTACGGCGTGAACTCGGGCGAGTTCCGTTTCTACCTGGTCGCCGGCGTCGGCCCCTCGTGA
- a CDS encoding DsbA family protein, whose translation MWSRSAPSDASKAPTAQAAAAPAAPAAPAAPAAPPQRQLVSSTVFKVPLDDSPTKGPADALVTLVEFTDFQCPFCSRASASVKQVLEDYDGQLRVVIKQHPLAFHPRARPAALASLAAHEQGKFWEYHDKLFANQKALDDASLETYAKEVGLDIKRWKKDMAAAKLAQAVDRDTALAVSLGAGGTPGFFVNGRFFSGAQPIEVFRAVIEEELGKAAMLVKEGMKPSEVYASVLAHGASAPPPPPEPPAQKVDLGSAPAKGPSDAPVTLVAFSDFECPFCSRAANTVKQLEGEYQGKLRVAFKHQPLPRHTNAKLAATASLAAHEQGKFWEYHDKLFANQTALDRPALERYAEELKLDMGKFKAALDSNKFDAQISADSAQGQQIGAAGTPTFFVNGRPIVGAKPIENFRRVIDDELRKAGVAAR comes from the coding sequence ATGTGGAGCCGAAGCGCTCCCTCTGATGCCTCGAAGGCCCCGACCGCCCAGGCCGCGGCAGCGCCCGCGGCGCCTGCGGCCCCCGCGGCGCCTGCGGCGCCCCCGCAGCGGCAGCTCGTCTCCTCCACCGTCTTCAAGGTCCCCTTGGATGACTCGCCCACGAAGGGCCCCGCGGACGCGCTGGTGACGCTGGTGGAGTTCACCGACTTCCAGTGCCCGTTCTGCTCCCGGGCGAGTGCTTCCGTGAAGCAGGTGTTGGAGGACTACGACGGGCAGCTGCGCGTGGTCATCAAGCAGCACCCGCTGGCCTTCCACCCCCGTGCACGCCCCGCGGCCCTGGCGTCCCTGGCGGCGCACGAGCAGGGCAAGTTCTGGGAGTACCACGACAAGCTCTTCGCCAATCAGAAGGCCCTGGATGACGCCAGCCTGGAGACGTACGCGAAAGAGGTGGGCCTGGACATCAAGCGCTGGAAGAAGGACATGGCGGCCGCGAAGCTGGCCCAGGCGGTGGACCGGGACACGGCGCTGGCGGTGTCGCTGGGCGCGGGCGGTACCCCGGGCTTCTTCGTCAACGGCCGGTTCTTCTCGGGCGCTCAGCCCATCGAGGTCTTCCGGGCCGTCATCGAAGAGGAGCTGGGCAAGGCGGCGATGCTGGTGAAGGAGGGAATGAAGCCTTCGGAAGTTTATGCCTCGGTGCTGGCGCATGGCGCGAGCGCGCCGCCGCCGCCGCCCGAGCCGCCCGCGCAGAAGGTGGACCTGGGCTCCGCGCCGGCCAAGGGGCCGAGCGATGCTCCCGTCACGCTGGTGGCCTTCTCGGACTTCGAGTGCCCGTTCTGCTCGCGCGCGGCGAATACCGTGAAGCAGCTGGAGGGGGAATACCAGGGCAAGCTGCGCGTGGCCTTCAAGCACCAGCCGCTGCCCCGGCACACGAATGCGAAGCTGGCCGCGACCGCCTCGCTGGCGGCGCACGAGCAGGGCAAGTTCTGGGAGTACCACGACAAGCTCTTCGCCAATCAGACGGCGCTGGACCGGCCCGCGCTGGAGCGTTACGCCGAGGAGCTGAAGCTGGACATGGGCAAGTTCAAGGCGGCGCTCGACTCCAACAAGTTCGACGCGCAGATCTCCGCGGACTCCGCCCAGGGCCAGCAGATTGGCGCGGCCGGTACCCCGACGTTCTTCGTGAACGGCCGGCCCATCGTGGGCGCCAAGCCCATCGAGAACTTCCGCCGCGTCATCGATGACGAACTGCGCAAGGCGGGCGTGGCCGCGCGCTAG